The Buchnera aphidicola (Hyalopterus amygdali) genome has a segment encoding these proteins:
- the trpD gene encoding anthranilate phosphoribosyltransferase, with translation MKNILKKIYESNFLNELESYQLFRSISSGEFNEIQLSSILTAMQIRGESTEEILGATYAFLEKMKYFPKPNYLFSDIVGTGGDRKNTINVSTASAFVASSCGFKIVKHCNKGVSSKSGSSDLLNQFKINLNGSLKNSKKILDKLNICFLFAPRYHNGFKYAENVRKILKIKTIFNLLGPLLNPARPPLTLIGVYKKKLIVPIIQIIKKLKYQRAIVLHGNETDEVTLHGTTYIAELLNKKIYSYELTPEDFGLKTYSQNTIIKYSLEENYNIIKKTMKGKGEKLHEELIAVNVALLLKNFGYENLKENTEMALKKIRSGDVYKHIIKVSNMSKEDEYARNNIK, from the coding sequence ATGAAAAATATTTTAAAGAAAATTTATGAATCGAATTTCTTAAATGAATTAGAAAGTTATCAATTATTTAGATCAATCTCCTCTGGAGAATTTAATGAAATACAATTATCATCTATTTTAACAGCTATGCAAATACGTGGTGAATCAACTGAAGAAATATTAGGTGCAACATACGCATTTCTAGAAAAAATGAAGTATTTTCCTAAGCCTAATTATCTTTTTTCTGATATTGTTGGAACAGGGGGAGATAGAAAAAATACTATTAATGTTTCTACCGCCAGTGCATTTGTTGCTTCTTCATGCGGATTTAAAATTGTTAAACATTGTAATAAAGGAGTTTCTAGTAAATCTGGTTCATCTGATTTATTAAATCAATTTAAAATTAATTTAAATGGATCATTAAAAAATTCCAAAAAAATTTTAGATAAACTAAATATTTGTTTTTTATTTGCACCTAGATATCATAATGGTTTCAAATATGCTGAAAATGTTCGAAAAATTTTAAAAATTAAAACTATTTTTAATTTGCTAGGACCATTACTTAACCCCGCGAGACCTCCACTCACTTTAATTGGTGTATATAAAAAAAAATTAATTGTTCCTATAATACAAATTATAAAAAAATTAAAGTACCAACGTGCTATAGTTTTACACGGCAATGAAACAGATGAGGTAACATTACATGGTACAACATATATTGCTGAATTATTAAATAAAAAAATTTATTCATATGAATTAACACCCGAAGATTTTGGACTAAAAACCTATTCACAAAATACAATAATAAAGTATTCATTAGAAGAGAATTATAATATTATTAAGAAAACAATGAAAGGAAAGGGAGAAAAATTACATGAAGAACTCATTGCAGTTAATGTTGCATTATTATTAAAAAATTTTGGGTATGAAAATTTAAAAGAAAATACAGAAATGGCACTAAAAAAAATTCGTAGTGGAGACGTTTACAAACATATAATTAAAGTTTCAAATATGTCAAAAGAAGATGAATATGCAAGAAACAATATTAAATAA
- the bioD gene encoding dethiobiotin synthase yields MIKKIFITGTDTNVGKTVVSSILLKKANKLGYKTAGYKPISSGIKQEKIINFKKENKEYQFINQDALILQKNSSITLDIKEVNPILFSENVPPHIISSIKKKTIQKKDLSLGLQNLSQKSNWILIEGAGGWYTPLSETVLFSDWIKEEKLEIIFVVGIKMGCINHAILTEKAILSEKLICLGWIANNILPPNKYTPYYIQTLLSYIKSPLLGTIPYLKNKNKVNIKKIKIQFLE; encoded by the coding sequence ATGATAAAAAAAATATTTATTACCGGTACCGACACTAATGTAGGAAAAACTGTTGTCAGCAGTATTTTATTAAAAAAAGCAAATAAACTAGGATATAAAACAGCAGGATATAAACCTATATCTTCTGGAATAAAACAAGAAAAAATTATAAATTTTAAAAAGGAAAATAAAGAATATCAATTTATCAATCAAGATGCTTTGATTTTACAAAAGAATAGCTCTATCACGTTAGATATTAAAGAGGTTAATCCTATTTTATTTTCTGAAAATGTTCCTCCTCACATAATCAGTTCAATTAAAAAGAAAACTATACAAAAAAAAGATTTATCTTTAGGATTACAAAATCTTTCTCAAAAATCTAATTGGATTTTAATAGAAGGAGCTGGTGGTTGGTATACACCTTTATCTGAAACAGTATTGTTTTCAGATTGGATAAAAGAAGAAAAATTAGAAATTATTTTTGTAGTTGGAATAAAAATGGGATGTATAAATCATGCTATTTTAACCGAAAAAGCAATTCTTTCAGAAAAATTAATATGCTTAGGATGGATTGCTAATAATATATTACCACCAAATAAATATACCCCATATTATATCCAAACTTTGTTAAGTTATATTAAGTCACCATTATTAGGAACAATTCCTTATTTAAAAAATAAAAATAAAGTGAATATTAAAAAAATAAAAATTCAGTTTCTTGAATGA
- a CDS encoding DMT family transporter, giving the protein MHKLIVILLFSIVSVTWGTTWIAMKIAVETIPPFFATGIRFLSASPLLIILSFLTKTPLLFPYGQRRFQIFISIFYFLIPFTLMLYGGSYVNSSISSMIFANMPVVVLLISHFYFKKKINFVQKIGILIALVTLIFALFIDLESKSFFQWKGVLALLIALFSHAIIYVECQKKCCNVSVITFNALPSLISGIFLTMIFWFIETPHIHFFSYRSILAIFYLGNFSGIFGILSYFYLQKMVNSFYASIVFLIFPVITGLLEMYIYRQTNFLCELSFILPLSLGILLTLVPINFFKNFLRHLK; this is encoded by the coding sequence ATGCATAAGTTAATAGTAATATTATTGTTTTCTATAGTATCTGTTACTTGGGGGACAACTTGGATAGCAATGAAAATTGCAGTAGAGACTATTCCACCATTTTTTGCTACAGGGATAAGATTTTTATCTGCTTCTCCATTATTAATTATATTGTCTTTTTTAACAAAAACACCACTTTTATTTCCATATGGACAAAGGCGTTTTCAAATTTTTATTTCTATTTTTTATTTTTTAATACCTTTTACATTAATGTTATATGGTGGTAGTTATGTTAATTCTTCTATTTCTTCTATGATTTTTGCAAATATGCCTGTTGTAGTTCTTTTAATCTCACATTTTTATTTTAAAAAAAAAATAAATTTTGTTCAAAAAATTGGTATATTAATAGCGTTAGTTACATTAATTTTTGCACTTTTTATAGATTTAGAATCAAAATCTTTTTTTCAATGGAAAGGTGTTTTAGCTTTACTTATAGCTTTATTTAGTCATGCTATAATTTATGTTGAATGTCAAAAAAAATGCTGTAATGTTTCTGTAATTACATTTAATGCGCTACCATCTTTAATATCTGGAATATTTTTAACTATGATATTTTGGTTCATTGAAACTCCTCATATTCACTTTTTTTCTTATAGATCTATTTTAGCAATTTTTTATTTGGGTAATTTTTCTGGAATTTTTGGTATTTTGTCTTATTTTTATTTGCAAAAAATGGTGAATTCATTTTATGCTTCTATTGTGTTTTTAATTTTTCCAGTAATTACAGGTTTATTGGAAATGTATATTTACAGACAAACAAATTTTTTATGTGAATTATCTTTTATTTTGCCATTATCATTAGGAATATTGTTAACTTTAGTTCCTATAAATTTTTTTAAAAATTTTTTAAGGCACTTAAAATGA
- the hisS gene encoding histidine--tRNA ligase: protein MDKKISSVRGMHDYLPEELKLWTKVENILKEILNSYCYEEIRLPILEKTNIFKRAIGNVTDVVQKEMYSFNDRKGNSLTLRPEGTVGCVRAIIENNLFRKKKQKFWYLGPMFRYERPQKGRHRQFYQLGVEVFGLKSENIDLEIILLINRIWKNLGIHLHVKLEINSIGSRSDRLEYQKSLLFFLEKNKKFLDEDSKKRLYTNPFRILDSKNPNLQKILKNAPLLNNYINCSAINHFNNLCNMMNLYGIKYVHNTNLVRGLDYYNNTVFEWKTNQIGTQNTICAGGRYDSLVEELGGNKTSAIGFAIGIERLILLIKSLKIMSSKEREIDVYIIFIGESSKIQAIKLSEDIRSIYPKLRVFVNFISCNLSKKFKHAVESLAKIAILIGTDEIKKSCFLLKDLKNKQEYFLKKNELILKIKQFF, encoded by the coding sequence GTGGATAAAAAAATTAGTTCAGTAAGAGGAATGCATGACTATCTTCCTGAAGAATTAAAACTTTGGACAAAAGTGGAAAATATTTTAAAAGAAATATTAAACAGTTATTGTTATGAAGAAATTAGGTTACCTATATTAGAAAAAACTAACATTTTCAAAAGGGCTATTGGAAATGTTACCGATGTAGTACAAAAAGAAATGTATTCCTTTAATGATCGAAAGGGCAATAGTCTAACTTTACGTCCTGAGGGTACCGTAGGTTGTGTACGTGCTATTATAGAAAATAATTTATTTCGTAAAAAAAAACAAAAATTTTGGTATTTAGGTCCTATGTTTCGTTACGAAAGACCGCAAAAAGGGAGACATCGTCAATTTTATCAATTAGGAGTTGAAGTATTTGGTTTAAAAAGCGAAAATATTGATTTGGAAATAATATTATTAATAAATCGTATATGGAAAAATTTGGGTATTCACCTTCATGTAAAATTAGAAATTAATTCAATTGGTTCAAGATCCGATCGTCTTGAATATCAAAAAAGTTTACTTTTTTTTCTCGAAAAAAATAAAAAATTTTTAGATGAGGATTCTAAAAAACGTTTATATACTAATCCATTTCGAATTTTAGATTCAAAAAATCCGAATTTACAAAAAATATTAAAAAATGCTCCATTATTAAATAATTATATCAATTGTTCTGCAATAAATCATTTTAATAATCTTTGCAATATGATGAATTTATATGGAATTAAATATGTACATAATACTAATTTAGTACGAGGATTAGATTATTATAATAATACTGTATTTGAATGGAAAACAAATCAAATAGGAACACAAAATACTATTTGCGCTGGTGGGAGATATGATAGTTTAGTTGAAGAATTAGGTGGTAATAAAACCTCTGCAATCGGATTTGCTATAGGTATCGAACGTTTAATTTTATTAATAAAATCATTAAAAATTATGTCTTCTAAGGAAAGAGAAATTGATGTTTATATTATATTTATAGGAGAATCAAGCAAAATTCAAGCAATAAAATTGTCAGAAGATATAAGAAGCATATATCCCAAATTAAGAGTATTTGTAAATTTTATATCTTGTAATCTTTCAAAGAAATTTAAACACGCTGTAGAATCTCTAGCTAAAATTGCTATATTAATAGGTACAGATGAAATTAAAAAAAGTTGTTTTTTGTTAAAAGATTTAAAAAATAAACAAGAGTATTTTTTAAAAAAAAATGAATTAATATTAAAAATTAAACAATTTTTTTAA
- the glyA gene encoding serine hydroxymethyltransferase, with protein sequence MFNKKIEFAQYDPELSEAINQEKKRQENHIELIASENYTSKYVMYAQGSQLTNKYAEGYPGKRYYGGCEYVDLVEQLAINRAKELFNADYANVQPHSGSQANFAVYTALLNPGDTILGMKLSHGGHLTHGSSVNFSGKIYNVIAYGVDKNGEIDYQEISNLAKKYQPKMIIGGFSAYSGICNWSKMRDIADEINAYFVVDMAHIAGLIATNLYPSPINYAHVVTSTTHKTLAGPRGGLILAKNGTDTLYKKINLSVFPGTQGGPLMHIIAAKAIAFKEALEPSFKIYQKQVIKNAQTMVRYFLKKDYQIVSGNTFNHLFLINLANKGITGQEADIALGKCNITVNKNTIPNDLRSPFITSGIRIGTPAVTKRGFKENEVLQVTEWIITILNNIKNKNNLLQIKKEVLDLCFKYPVYI encoded by the coding sequence ATGTTTAATAAAAAAATAGAATTTGCACAATATGATCCAGAATTATCAGAAGCAATTAATCAAGAAAAAAAAAGACAAGAAAATCATATAGAATTAATTGCATCAGAAAATTATACTAGCAAATACGTTATGTATGCCCAAGGCTCTCAATTAACAAATAAATATGCAGAAGGTTATCCCGGAAAGCGTTATTATGGTGGTTGTGAATACGTAGATTTAGTAGAACAATTAGCTATAAATCGAGCAAAAGAACTTTTTAATGCTGATTATGCTAATGTCCAACCGCATTCAGGATCTCAAGCAAATTTTGCTGTTTATACAGCATTACTAAACCCTGGTGATACAATATTAGGAATGAAATTATCTCATGGAGGACATTTAACACATGGTTCTTCTGTAAATTTTTCAGGAAAAATATACAATGTAATTGCTTATGGCGTAGATAAAAATGGCGAAATTGATTATCAAGAAATATCAAACTTAGCAAAAAAGTATCAACCTAAGATGATTATTGGTGGTTTTTCAGCATATTCTGGTATTTGCAACTGGTCAAAAATGAGAGATATTGCTGATGAAATTAATGCTTATTTCGTAGTTGATATGGCACATATTGCTGGTTTAATAGCTACTAACCTTTATCCTAGTCCAATAAATTATGCACATGTTGTAACAAGTACAACACATAAAACTTTAGCAGGCCCACGTGGTGGATTAATTCTTGCAAAGAATGGAACTGATACCTTGTATAAAAAAATCAATTTATCTGTTTTTCCAGGTACACAAGGTGGGCCGCTTATGCATATTATTGCAGCCAAAGCTATTGCTTTTAAAGAAGCTTTAGAGCCAAGTTTTAAAATATATCAAAAACAAGTAATTAAAAATGCTCAAACTATGGTGAGATATTTTTTAAAAAAAGACTATCAGATTGTATCTGGAAATACTTTCAATCATTTATTTTTAATAAATTTAGCAAATAAGGGAATAACAGGGCAAGAAGCAGATATAGCATTAGGAAAATGTAATATCACTGTTAATAAAAACACTATACCAAATGATCTAAGAAGCCCATTTATTACTTCTGGGATTCGTATTGGAACACCTGCTGTTACAAAAAGGGGGTTTAAAGAAAATGAAGTATTACAAGTAACTGAATGGATAATTACTATTTTAAATAATATAAAAAATAAAAATAACCTTCTTCAAATAAAAAAAGAAGTGCTGGATCTTTGCTTTAAATATCCTGTTTATATTTAA
- the ispG gene encoding flavodoxin-dependent (E)-4-hydroxy-3-methylbut-2-enyl-diphosphate synthase produces the protein MKEYKSIKRRKSNRIYVGDVPIGGESPISIQSMTNTQTTNIPKTIQQIMQLKKVGADIIRISIPTLEAAESFKIIKSNVKIPLIADIHFDYRLAIKSIKYGADCLRINPGNIGNKKRISEIINCAKDNNVPIRIGVNAGSLESDILKKYTSPTPEALVESAIRHVEYLDTLNFYQFKVSVKTSDVFSAVQANKILAKKIIQPIHIGITESGALRNGIVKSSIGITSLLLSGIGDTLRISLAADPLEEVKVGYDILKTLGIRFRGVNFIACPTCSRQEFDVISVVNQLEKNLEDLSTPMDVSIIGCLVNGIGEAKVSTLGVVGGSKKSAYYKDGIRQKNKLKNEKIVKDLEIQIRKKAKILEKLQKNKI, from the coding sequence ATGAAAGAATATAAAAGTATTAAAAGAAGAAAATCTAATCGTATCTATGTTGGGGATGTCCCCATTGGGGGCGAATCACCTATTTCTATTCAGTCTATGACTAATACACAAACTACAAATATACCAAAAACAATACAACAAATTATGCAGTTAAAAAAGGTAGGAGCAGATATTATTAGAATTTCTATTCCTACCTTGGAAGCAGCTGAATCATTTAAAATTATTAAATCTAATGTTAAAATACCATTAATTGCAGATATACATTTTGATTATAGATTAGCAATTAAATCAATAAAATATGGTGCGGATTGTTTAAGAATCAACCCTGGAAATATTGGTAATAAAAAGAGAATATCTGAAATAATTAATTGTGCAAAAGATAATAATGTACCCATTCGAATTGGTGTTAACGCAGGTTCATTAGAAAGTGATATTTTAAAAAAATATACATCACCTACTCCTGAAGCTTTAGTAGAATCAGCAATTAGACATGTTGAATACTTAGATACTTTAAACTTTTATCAATTTAAAGTTAGTGTCAAAACATCAGATGTATTTTCAGCAGTACAAGCTAATAAAATATTAGCTAAAAAAATTATACAACCAATACATATTGGAATAACTGAGTCAGGTGCTTTACGTAATGGAATAGTTAAATCTTCTATCGGTATTACTTCCTTATTATTATCTGGTATCGGAGATACATTAAGAATTTCACTTGCTGCTGATCCATTAGAAGAAGTGAAAGTAGGATATGATATTTTAAAAACTCTAGGAATTAGATTTAGAGGTGTAAACTTTATTGCTTGTCCTACTTGCTCAAGACAAGAATTTGATGTTATTAGTGTAGTAAATCAATTAGAAAAAAATTTGGAAGATCTTTCCACTCCTATGGATGTTTCTATAATTGGCTGTCTTGTTAATGGAATAGGTGAAGCTAAAGTATCAACTTTAGGAGTTGTTGGAGGATCTAAAAAAAGTGCATATTATAAAGATGGTATACGCCAAAAAAACAAATTAAAAAACGAAAAAATAGTTAAAGATCTTGAAATTCAAATTCGAAAAAAAGCAAAAATTTTAGAAAAATTGCAGAAAAATAAAATTTAA
- a CDS encoding inositol monophosphatase family protein: protein MHPMLNIAIRAVRKGGNIITQNYDTQKFIKEDIDKKKIFIKNILQKTYKTISLVIYKSYPNHIILNKKNSFEKNKKHTLWVINELNGKNNFFKNFPHFCVSIAVVIKNNTEISVIYDPIRNDLFTSVKGQGSQLNGYRIRCSDINSLNYTTIAIHLPSKTHQEYFSYLNIYKKLLLSGISFRSTGSTVLDLAYVASGRIDGLLDFNLKPIDLIAGKLQTRESGCLTSNFAQKNKNDEKNNNKIASLTSSPKLIRLISEKIGEYYSLK, encoded by the coding sequence ATGCATCCAATGTTAAATATTGCTATTCGTGCGGTACGAAAGGGTGGTAATATTATTACACAAAATTATGATACTCAAAAATTTATTAAAGAAGATATAGATAAAAAGAAAATATTCATTAAAAATATACTTCAAAAAACATATAAAACTATTAGTTTAGTCATTTATAAATCTTACCCCAATCATATTATTTTAAATAAAAAAAATAGTTTTGAAAAAAATAAAAAACATACCTTATGGGTAATTAATGAACTTAACGGAAAAAACAATTTTTTTAAAAATTTTCCTCATTTTTGTGTCTCTATTGCAGTTGTAATCAAAAATAATACAGAAATTTCAGTAATATACGATCCTATTAGAAATGATTTGTTTACATCTGTTAAAGGGCAAGGTTCACAATTAAATGGTTATCGTATTCGATGCAGCGATATTAATAGTTTAAATTATACTACAATAGCTATTCATTTACCCTCTAAGACTCACCAAGAATATTTTTCTTATTTAAATATATATAAAAAATTGCTTTTATCCGGAATTTCATTTAGATCTACAGGTTCAACAGTATTAGATTTAGCCTACGTAGCTTCTGGTAGAATAGATGGATTACTTGATTTTAATTTAAAACCGATTGATCTTATTGCAGGAAAACTACAAACTAGAGAATCAGGTTGTTTAACAAGTAATTTTGCTCAAAAAAACAAAAATGATGAAAAAAATAATAATAAAATTGCAAGTTTAACGAGTAGTCCGAAATTAATTAGATTGATTAGTGAAAAAATAGGTGAATATTACTCTCTCAAATAA
- the rlmN gene encoding 23S rRNA (adenine(2503)-C(2))-methyltransferase RlmN, with the protein MDRSINFLNINNYKINLLDLNRKEIETFLFSLGAKKFVTEQIMKWIYHHNCIDFNLMSNLKKDIRKKLIKKSYIFSSHFIEEKISFDGTIKWITLIDKQKIETVYIPEKKRSTLCVSSQIGCALKCEFCATGKQGFNRNLRVSEIVSQILQANRVLKEKGNKKLITNIVFMGMGEPLLNLNNVISAIKIILDKDGFGLSKRRITLSTSGIVPALDKLNKKIDVALAISLHAPNDVIRNSIMPINKKYNIKSFLNAVSRYLKYSNANKGGVTVEYVMLNGINDSNKNAEELANILKKIPSKINLIPWNFFKDSHFLCSSISRINTFANILRKKGFNTMIRKNRGQDISAACGQLTGEVINRFRTFL; encoded by the coding sequence ATGGATAGAAGTATTAATTTTTTAAATATTAACAATTATAAAATTAATCTATTAGATCTAAATCGAAAAGAAATAGAAACCTTTCTTTTCTCTCTTGGAGCAAAAAAATTTGTTACAGAACAGATAATGAAATGGATTTATCATCATAATTGCATCGATTTCAATTTAATGTCAAATCTTAAAAAGGATATAAGAAAGAAGCTGATTAAAAAATCCTATATTTTTTCATCACATTTTATAGAAGAAAAAATATCTTTTGATGGCACTATAAAATGGATTACGTTAATTGATAAACAAAAAATAGAAACTGTTTATATCCCTGAAAAAAAACGTTCTACTCTGTGTGTTTCTTCTCAAATTGGCTGTGCTTTAAAATGTGAATTTTGTGCTACTGGCAAACAAGGTTTTAATAGAAACTTAAGAGTATCAGAAATTGTTTCACAAATTTTGCAAGCAAATAGAGTATTAAAAGAAAAAGGAAATAAAAAACTTATTACGAATATAGTTTTTATGGGGATGGGCGAACCTTTGTTAAATTTAAATAACGTTATTTCTGCAATAAAAATTATCTTAGATAAAGATGGTTTTGGTCTATCGAAACGTCGTATTACTCTTTCTACTTCAGGAATTGTACCAGCATTAGATAAACTAAACAAAAAAATTGATGTTGCTTTAGCAATATCGCTACATGCACCAAATGATGTTATTAGAAATTCTATTATGCCTATTAATAAAAAATATAACATAAAATCTTTTTTAAATGCAGTTTCACGGTATTTAAAATATTCAAATGCTAACAAAGGTGGTGTTACTGTAGAATATGTAATGTTAAATGGCATTAATGATTCAAATAAGAACGCAGAAGAATTAGCTAATATTTTAAAAAAAATACCTAGTAAAATTAATTTGATTCCTTGGAATTTTTTTAAAGATTCACATTTTTTATGCAGTAGTATCAGCAGAATTAACACTTTTGCAAATATTTTAAGAAAGAAAGGATTTAATACTATGATTAGAAAAAATAGAGGTCAAGATATTTCTGCGGCATGTGGTCAACTAACTGGTGAAGTAATTAACCGTTTTAGAACTTTCTTATAG
- a CDS encoding pseudouridine synthase — MTEKIQKFLSNLGYGSRRFIEHMIKDGNIVVNGKKAKIGEYLNKKNPGEILINKKKILINKKKIESKVLIYNKPTGEICSKRDNQKRATVFEKLPLLHFNRWVSIGRLDINTKGLLLFTNNGMLAHQLMHPRNQIEREYYIRIFGEINENKINILKTGVKTIHGHVHFKEIKPLNNKKKAKNKWFRGILCEGKNREIRLMLKAVKCQVSQLIRVRYGNITLPNSLKEGEWVMLNQTLLKNLYQLIIPKKNKILLKTQK; from the coding sequence ATGACCGAAAAAATACAAAAATTCTTATCTAATTTAGGATATGGTTCCCGTCGTTTTATAGAACATATGATTAAAGATGGTAATATAGTAGTTAACGGAAAAAAAGCCAAAATTGGAGAATATTTAAATAAAAAAAATCCTGGTGAAATTTTAATTAATAAAAAAAAAATTTTAATTAATAAAAAAAAAATAGAATCTAAAGTTTTAATTTATAATAAACCTACAGGCGAAATTTGTAGTAAAAGAGACAATCAAAAAAGAGCAACTGTATTTGAAAAACTACCTCTTCTTCATTTTAATAGATGGGTTAGTATTGGGAGATTAGATATTAATACTAAAGGATTGCTATTATTTACAAATAATGGAATGTTAGCACATCAACTCATGCATCCGAGAAATCAAATTGAGCGAGAATATTATATTCGAATTTTTGGAGAGATTAATGAAAATAAAATAAATATATTAAAAACAGGCGTTAAAACTATACATGGTCATGTTCATTTTAAAGAAATAAAACCGTTAAATAACAAAAAAAAAGCAAAAAATAAATGGTTTAGAGGTATTTTATGCGAAGGTAAAAATCGCGAAATTAGATTAATGTTAAAAGCTGTAAAATGTCAAGTAAGTCAATTAATTAGAGTTCGATATGGCAATATTACCTTGCCTAACAGTTTAAAAGAAGGTGAATGGGTTATGTTAAATCAAACATTGTTGAAAAATTTATATCAATTAATCATTCCTAAAAAAAATAAGATTTTATTAAAAACACAAAAATAA
- the bioB gene encoding biotin synthase BioB translates to MNQKWNLEDTQKLFKKPFFDLLFEAQKKHRKYFNPNKIQISTLLSIKTGACPEDCKYCPQSSRYKTGLKKEPLLKIDQILKAAKKAKSLGSTRFCMGAAWKNPKEKDMPYLEKIIKEVKKIGLETCMTLGTLNNFQAKRLAGAGLDFYNHNLDTSSNFYSSIITTRTYEERLNTLKKVRNSGMKICSGGIMGLGEKIQDRIELLMTLSNLSIQPESVPINMLVKIPGTPMENTEDIDSFEFIRVIAATRIMMPQSYIRLSAGRENMNEQTQALCFMAGANSIFYGCKLLTAGNPSEEKDQNLFKKLNLYPDYKIQNIDAEKIKNNNLNTSKLNKKQYYNAAL, encoded by the coding sequence ATGAATCAAAAATGGAATCTAGAAGATACACAAAAACTTTTTAAAAAACCCTTTTTTGATCTTTTATTTGAAGCTCAAAAAAAACACAGAAAATATTTTAATCCTAATAAAATACAGATTAGTACATTGCTATCAATTAAAACTGGTGCATGTCCAGAAGATTGTAAATATTGCCCACAAAGTTCTAGATATAAAACAGGTTTAAAAAAAGAGCCCTTATTAAAAATAGATCAGATTTTAAAAGCTGCAAAAAAAGCTAAATCTTTAGGTTCAACTCGATTCTGTATGGGTGCAGCATGGAAAAATCCCAAAGAAAAAGATATGCCATATTTAGAGAAGATTATTAAAGAAGTAAAAAAAATAGGATTGGAAACTTGTATGACTTTAGGAACTTTAAATAATTTTCAGGCAAAAAGATTAGCTGGAGCGGGTTTGGATTTTTATAACCATAACTTAGATACATCTTCAAATTTTTATAGTAGCATTATCACAACTAGAACATATGAAGAACGCTTAAATACTCTAAAAAAAGTACGAAATTCTGGTATGAAAATTTGTTCGGGTGGAATTATGGGTCTTGGAGAAAAAATACAGGATCGAATAGAGCTTTTAATGACATTATCTAATTTATCTATTCAACCAGAGAGTGTTCCAATTAATATGTTAGTTAAAATACCGGGGACACCAATGGAAAATACCGAAGATATAGATTCATTCGAATTTATTAGAGTTATTGCTGCTACAAGAATTATGATGCCACAATCTTACATTAGACTTTCAGCTGGACGTGAAAATATGAATGAACAAACTCAAGCATTGTGTTTTATGGCTGGAGCAAATTCTATTTTTTATGGATGTAAATTATTAACTGCAGGTAATCCAAGTGAAGAAAAAGATCAAAATCTTTTTAAAAAATTAAATTTGTATCCTGATTATAAAATACAAAATATTGATGCAGAAAAAATAAAAAATAATAATTTAAATACCTCAAAATTAAATAAAAAACAGTACTACAATGCAGCATTGTAA